A window from Prosthecobacter algae encodes these proteins:
- a CDS encoding amidase: MKRRLFIGSALTVLAGCRREEDILPTEGVTMAELATRLREGRVSEDRVLDYYLGRIQALDRAGPELRSILEVNPDVRRPSGPGPLRGIPILIKDNIETADAMETTAGSLALLGAPKPAQDATVVKRLREAGAVLLGKTNLSEWANIRSPSSTSGWSARGGLTLNPHDLAHTASGSSSGSAVAVAAGLCAAAVGTETNGSIVSPASACGIVGLKPTLGLISRAGIIPVTHWQDTAGPMTQTVRDAALLLNVLAGADARDAATAQAQVAKDYSFTLGPDGLKGRRLGVLTSLSGRHREVRQLFDHTLRRLEEAGAVLVRDVEIPLHREASSAAWVAMLTEFRQDLNAYLADRGGRVKSLAELIAYNEEYRDQEMAHFNQEFFIEAETRHTPEHLAKAEELRALATRLAGPEGLDAALKQHGVDALICPTNDPAGRIDLELGDANVRVFSTQAAVAGYPHLTVPMGLAEGLPVGLSFIGPAWSEVRLLELGHAYEAVREYQPARLFV; this comes from the coding sequence ATGAAAAGACGTTTATTCATCGGCTCTGCCCTCACTGTCCTGGCCGGTTGCCGCCGCGAGGAGGACATCCTGCCGACGGAGGGCGTGACGATGGCGGAGCTGGCCACCCGGCTGCGCGAGGGGCGGGTGAGCGAGGATCGGGTGCTGGACTATTATCTGGGCCGGATCCAGGCGCTGGACCGTGCGGGGCCGGAGCTGCGATCCATCCTGGAGGTGAACCCGGACGTGCGCCGCCCTAGCGGGCCCGGGCCGCTGCGGGGCATCCCCATCCTGATCAAGGACAACATCGAAACCGCCGATGCGATGGAAACGACGGCGGGCTCGCTGGCGCTGCTGGGCGCGCCAAAACCGGCCCAGGATGCGACGGTGGTGAAACGGCTGCGCGAGGCCGGGGCGGTCCTTTTAGGCAAAACGAATCTCAGCGAGTGGGCGAATATCCGCTCGCCCAGCTCCACCAGCGGCTGGAGCGCGCGTGGCGGGCTGACGCTGAATCCGCACGACCTAGCGCACACGGCCAGTGGATCCAGCAGTGGCTCCGCCGTAGCGGTGGCGGCGGGGCTGTGCGCGGCGGCGGTGGGCACGGAGACGAATGGGTCCATCGTCAGCCCGGCCTCGGCCTGCGGCATCGTGGGGCTGAAGCCCACGCTGGGACTCATCAGCCGCGCGGGCATCATCCCGGTCACCCATTGGCAGGATACGGCGGGGCCGATGACGCAGACGGTGCGGGATGCGGCGCTGCTGCTGAATGTGCTGGCCGGGGCGGATGCGCGGGATGCGGCCACGGCGCAGGCGCAGGTGGCGAAGGACTACAGCTTTACCCTGGGGCCGGACGGGCTGAAGGGGCGGCGGCTGGGCGTGCTGACCTCGCTGAGCGGTCGCCACCGGGAGGTGCGGCAGCTTTTTGACCACACGCTGCGGCGGCTGGAGGAGGCCGGGGCGGTGCTGGTGCGGGACGTGGAAATCCCGCTGCATCGGGAGGCCTCCTCCGCTGCGTGGGTGGCCATGCTGACGGAGTTCCGCCAGGACCTGAATGCCTACCTCGCCGACCGAGGCGGGCGGGTGAAGTCGCTGGCGGAGCTGATCGCGTATAACGAAGAGTATCGCGACCAGGAGATGGCGCATTTTAACCAGGAGTTCTTCATCGAGGCGGAAACGCGCCACACGCCGGAGCACTTGGCCAAGGCGGAGGAGCTGCGGGCGCTGGCCACCCGGCTGGCCGGGCCAGAGGGGCTGGACGCCGCGCTGAAGCAGCATGGGGTGGATGCGCTGATCTGCCCGACAAATGATCCGGCGGGGCGCATCGACCTGGAACTGGGGGATGCGAATGTGCGCGTCTTCAGCACCCAGGCCGCCGTGGCGGGCTACCCGCACCTGACGGTGCCCATGGGGCTGGCGGAGGGGCTGCCCGTGGGCCTGTCCTTCATCGGCCCCGCGTGGTCGGAGGTGCGGCTGCTGGAGCTGGGCCACGCGTATGAGGCGGTGCGTGAGTACCAGCCCGCGCGGCTGTTTGTGTGA
- a CDS encoding redoxin family protein, protein MKLLPLLLCLAFASSLPAAEPVLELQGTDGKMHAPLAAREKKAVLVFFVSPFCSTTRPFMPEINAIAAEYADRVAVALVHSDAEITVEVALQHADMSAVKATVLVDKEQKLARQVGAAVTPEAVLLSPAGAVLYKGRINDLYLAPTKRQRAASTKDLRDALEAVLSGRPVATPQPEAQGCKIGLLK, encoded by the coding sequence ATGAAACTCCTGCCCCTTTTGCTGTGCCTCGCCTTTGCCTCCAGTCTCCCTGCCGCTGAGCCGGTGCTGGAGTTGCAGGGGACGGATGGGAAGATGCACGCGCCGCTGGCGGCGAGGGAAAAGAAGGCGGTGCTGGTGTTTTTTGTGTCGCCGTTTTGCTCCACCACGCGGCCTTTCATGCCGGAGATCAATGCGATCGCGGCGGAGTATGCGGACCGCGTGGCGGTGGCGCTGGTGCATTCGGATGCGGAGATCACCGTGGAGGTGGCGCTGCAGCATGCGGATATGTCGGCGGTGAAGGCGACGGTGCTGGTGGACAAGGAGCAGAAGCTTGCCCGGCAGGTGGGCGCGGCGGTGACGCCTGAGGCCGTGCTGCTGTCCCCGGCGGGCGCGGTGCTGTATAAAGGCCGCATCAATGACCTCTACCTGGCCCCCACGAAGCGCCAGCGCGCTGCCAGCACGAAGGACCTGCGGGATGCCCTGGAGGCGGTGCTTTCCGGCAGGCCGGTGGCCACGCCGCAGCCGGAGGCGCAGGGCTGCAAGATCGGTTTGCTGAAGTGA
- the gap gene encoding type I glyceraldehyde-3-phosphate dehydrogenase yields MVKIGINGFGRIGRLVFRAICDQGLLGKEIEVVAVNDLVPADNLAYLVKYDSTQGKAKEEVSSKKSSPELAEDDILVVDGHEIKCLAVRAGPSALPWKELGVDIVIESTGLFTERSKAQGHIDAGAKKVIISAPGKEEDITIVMGVNHEKYDASKHHVISNASCTTNCLAPVVHVLLKEGFGVAEGLMTTIHSYTATQKTVDGPSAKDWKGGRSAAINIIPSSTGAAKAVGLAIPEVKGKLTGMSFRVPTPTVSVVDLTVKTEKETSYAEISAAMKKASETYLKGILGWTKDEVVSTDFIHDQSSSVFDAGSGIELNSKFFKLVSWYDNEWGYSNRVVDLVKYIVSKGL; encoded by the coding sequence ATGGTCAAAATCGGCATCAATGGTTTCGGGCGCATCGGCCGCCTCGTGTTTCGCGCAATCTGTGATCAGGGCCTCCTGGGCAAGGAGATCGAAGTCGTCGCCGTCAACGACCTCGTGCCTGCAGACAACCTCGCCTACCTCGTGAAGTACGACTCCACACAGGGCAAGGCCAAGGAAGAAGTTTCCTCCAAAAAGAGCAGCCCCGAGCTGGCTGAAGACGACATCCTCGTGGTCGATGGCCATGAGATCAAGTGCCTCGCCGTGCGTGCAGGTCCTTCCGCCCTGCCTTGGAAAGAACTCGGCGTGGACATCGTCATCGAATCCACCGGCCTCTTCACCGAGCGCAGCAAAGCCCAGGGTCACATCGACGCCGGCGCCAAAAAAGTCATCATCTCTGCCCCAGGCAAGGAAGAAGACATCACCATCGTCATGGGCGTGAACCATGAGAAGTATGATGCCTCCAAGCACCACGTCATCTCCAATGCTTCCTGCACCACCAACTGCTTGGCCCCGGTCGTGCACGTGCTGCTGAAAGAAGGTTTCGGCGTCGCCGAAGGCCTGATGACCACCATCCACAGCTACACCGCCACCCAGAAGACCGTCGACGGCCCCAGCGCCAAGGATTGGAAAGGTGGCCGTTCCGCCGCCATCAACATCATCCCAAGCAGCACGGGCGCAGCCAAGGCCGTCGGCCTGGCCATCCCAGAAGTGAAGGGCAAGCTGACCGGCATGTCCTTCCGCGTGCCGACCCCAACCGTCTCCGTCGTGGACCTCACCGTTAAGACCGAGAAGGAAACCAGCTACGCCGAGATCTCCGCCGCCATGAAGAAGGCCAGCGAGACCTACCTCAAGGGCATCCTGGGCTGGACCAAGGACGAAGTGGTGAGCACCGACTTCATCCACGACCAGAGCAGCTCCGTCTTTGACGCCGGTTCCGGCATCGAGCTGAACAGCAAGTTCTTCAAGCTCGTGAGCTGGTACGACAATGAGTGGGGTTACTCCAACCGAGTCGTCGACCTCGTGAAATACATCGTGAGCAAAGGCCTGTAA
- a CDS encoding MFS transporter, with the protein MSQYLSQLRSLPRPFWILAGATFVNRFGLFVWPFLTIFITRNGNTATQAGLAVASYSAGAMGAAALGGWLADRLGRNVTLALSAYGSAACMLAMSQATDWRVLAVIAFATGLMGEAGHPAGNALIQDLVPPHQRVLAFAVNRFAVNLGWSFGPAVAGLLAEGSFFWLFVVDASTSALFGLIAWTCLPRGNRTHAHLAGWGPALASIRKNRPFLALFAACLCVAWIFRQTSTSFPLHFERSGLPMSWCGLVLAMNGVMICVLEIPLAAATRPWPVRMMLALGYLLMAGSFLILTIGGSLAIFIFTMVVFTVGEMFAFSRQQAYAASLAPDDMRGRYSGFLSFAWSIGGIITSVASLHLYETAPALLWSVTAALGLLASLLILRVGR; encoded by the coding sequence ATGTCCCAGTACCTCTCCCAGCTTCGCAGTCTCCCCCGGCCTTTTTGGATCCTTGCCGGGGCCACGTTTGTCAACCGGTTCGGCCTCTTCGTCTGGCCCTTCCTCACCATCTTCATCACGCGCAATGGCAATACGGCCACGCAGGCGGGCCTCGCCGTCGCCAGCTACTCCGCCGGGGCCATGGGGGCCGCCGCCCTCGGGGGCTGGCTGGCCGATAGGCTGGGGCGCAATGTCACCCTCGCCCTCTCCGCCTACGGCAGCGCCGCCTGCATGCTGGCCATGTCCCAGGCCACGGACTGGCGCGTGCTCGCCGTCATCGCCTTTGCCACCGGGCTCATGGGCGAGGCCGGGCACCCTGCGGGCAATGCCCTCATCCAGGACCTCGTCCCGCCGCACCAGCGCGTGCTCGCCTTCGCCGTGAACCGCTTTGCCGTGAACCTAGGCTGGTCCTTCGGCCCCGCCGTCGCCGGACTGCTGGCGGAGGGATCCTTCTTCTGGCTCTTCGTCGTGGATGCCAGCACCTCCGCCCTCTTCGGCCTCATCGCCTGGACCTGCCTGCCGCGTGGCAACCGCACCCACGCCCACCTCGCCGGCTGGGGCCCCGCGCTCGCCTCCATCCGGAAAAACCGGCCCTTCCTCGCCCTCTTCGCCGCCTGCCTCTGCGTCGCCTGGATCTTCCGCCAGACCTCCACCAGCTTCCCCCTGCACTTTGAGCGCAGCGGCCTGCCCATGTCCTGGTGCGGTCTCGTGCTGGCCATGAATGGCGTCATGATCTGCGTGCTGGAGATCCCCCTCGCCGCCGCCACCCGGCCCTGGCCCGTGCGCATGATGCTCGCGCTCGGCTACCTCCTCATGGCCGGCAGCTTCCTCATCCTCACCATCGGCGGCAGCCTGGCCATCTTCATCTTCACCATGGTCGTCTTCACCGTCGGGGAAATGTTCGCCTTCTCCCGCCAGCAGGCCTATGCCGCCAGCCTGGCCCCGGATGACATGCGCGGCCGTTACTCCGGCTTCCTCAGCTTCGCCTGGTCCATCGGCGGCATCATCACCTCCGTCGCTTCCCTGCACCTGTATGAGACCGCCCCCGCCCTGCTCTGGTCCGTCACCGCCGCCCTCGGCCTCCTCGCCTCCCTCCTCATTTTAAGGGTGGGGCGGTGA
- a CDS encoding transposase produces MAFQFFNPASRLSVSHGNLPHWGQEGATYFITWRMADSVPSTIWKRWCVERDDWLVRHNIDIQSSTWRTQIEDLPETSRRDFKRFTRSIEKELDAGHGSCLLRQQEMAKIVAEALHFFDTSRYILGDFVIMPNHVHVLVGGMGRDTMLKQVESWKRWTAAQINKSLGRTGRFWQVESFDHLVRSELSFQKLRQYIAANPGSARLKPGEYLLWQREPASPNEAQK; encoded by the coding sequence ATGGCCTTTCAGTTCTTCAATCCGGCTTCCAGACTTTCCGTTTCACATGGAAACCTTCCTCATTGGGGCCAGGAAGGTGCAACTTATTTCATCACCTGGCGAATGGCAGATTCCGTCCCATCCACCATTTGGAAACGCTGGTGTGTGGAACGCGATGACTGGTTGGTCCGGCATAACATCGACATCCAATCTTCAACATGGCGAACTCAGATAGAAGATCTGCCGGAGACCAGTCGTAGAGACTTCAAACGCTTCACCCGCAGCATCGAAAAGGAGCTAGATGCAGGCCATGGTAGCTGTCTTTTACGCCAGCAAGAAATGGCGAAGATTGTAGCTGAAGCCCTGCATTTTTTCGATACTTCCCGTTATATTCTGGGAGATTTTGTCATTATGCCTAACCATGTGCATGTCCTTGTAGGTGGCATGGGCAGAGATACCATGCTGAAGCAGGTCGAATCATGGAAAAGATGGACCGCCGCGCAGATCAACAAAAGCCTGGGGAGAACAGGAAGGTTTTGGCAGGTCGAAAGCTTTGACCATCTGGTTCGGAGTGAACTCTCATTTCAAAAATTGCGGCAGTACATTGCGGCTAATCCTGGGTCAGCCAGGTTAAAGCCGGGTGAGTATCTGCTATGGCAAAGAGAGCCTGCGTCACCCAATGAGGCCCAAAAGTAG
- a CDS encoding (Fe-S)-binding protein has product MTLGLFIPCYIDQLYPQVGQATYTLLTRLGHQVEVPEKPACCGQPMSNSGFAKAGAGCLTDFAREYARFDHIVSPSGSCVLHLKESLEAQHSPMAHRVYELCEFLHDIAKVDSLPARFPHRVGLHQSCHGLRGLGLGSPSECRVPAFSKPARLLQMVAGLELVPLDRCDECCGFGGTFSVFESDVSVSMGRDRIQDHISHGAEFITSADMSCLMHLGGLLSRQAPQVKVRHIAEILAGTAESEAEPSLNDG; this is encoded by the coding sequence ATGACCCTGGGCCTTTTCATCCCCTGCTACATCGACCAGCTTTACCCTCAGGTCGGCCAGGCCACGTACACGCTGCTCACCCGTCTCGGTCATCAGGTGGAGGTGCCGGAAAAACCCGCCTGCTGCGGCCAGCCCATGTCAAACTCCGGCTTCGCCAAAGCCGGCGCGGGCTGCCTCACCGACTTCGCCCGCGAATACGCCCGCTTTGACCACATCGTCTCTCCTTCCGGCAGTTGCGTGCTGCATTTGAAGGAGAGCCTGGAGGCCCAGCACTCCCCCATGGCCCACCGCGTTTATGAGCTGTGCGAGTTCCTCCACGACATCGCCAAGGTGGATTCCCTGCCCGCCCGCTTTCCCCATCGTGTGGGCCTGCACCAGAGCTGCCATGGCCTGCGCGGCCTGGGCCTCGGCAGCCCCAGCGAGTGCAGGGTCCCCGCCTTTTCCAAACCCGCCCGCCTGCTGCAAATGGTCGCCGGTTTGGAACTCGTCCCGCTGGACCGCTGCGATGAATGCTGCGGCTTTGGCGGCACCTTCTCCGTCTTTGAAAGCGACGTCTCCGTGAGCATGGGCCGCGACCGCATCCAAGATCACATCAGCCACGGGGCCGAGTTCATCACCAGTGCCGATATGTCCTGCCTCATGCACCTCGGCGGCCTCCTCTCCCGCCAAGCCCCGCAGGTGAAGGTGCGGCACATTGCCGAGATCCTCGCTGGGACAGCAGAGTCAGAAGCTGAGCCATCGCTGAACGATGGTTGA
- a CDS encoding lactate utilization protein B translates to MAQPLTHSAAAHEFQRDPARAAWHDQTLWMVRTKRDRMAARVPEWEQLREAASQIKEHTLSKLADYLEQFADNAAANGIHVHWAADGDEHNRIVHGILQRHGARKLVKSKSMLTEECHLNPHLEKQGIEVIDTDLGERIVQLQEMPPSHIVMPAIHLKRAEVGEVFHEHLGTPAGLDDPQQLTEAARQHLRNHFLTADAALTGVNFAVAETGGFVVCTNEGNADMGAHLAPVHIACMGIEKIIPRQAHLGVFLRLLARSATGQPSTVFSSHFLKPRPGQEMHIIIVDNGRSRQLARSDYRKSLACIRCAACFNTCPVYRRSGGYSYSYFISGPIGSILAPNVDKAAHASMPFASTLCGSCTAVCPVKIDIHAQLLKWRQDITAAGHAPWWKKAAMHTTAFVVRRPALFRLGGWFMRRTTPLLNLLRLDPWTQSRDLPPAPTQTFRQWHNQQSNKK, encoded by the coding sequence ATGGCTCAACCTCTCACTCACTCCGCCGCCGCTCACGAGTTCCAGCGCGATCCCGCCCGCGCCGCGTGGCATGACCAGACGCTCTGGATGGTCCGCACCAAGCGCGACCGCATGGCCGCCCGCGTACCCGAGTGGGAGCAGCTCCGCGAGGCCGCCTCGCAGATCAAAGAGCACACGCTATCCAAGCTGGCCGACTACCTGGAGCAGTTCGCAGATAACGCCGCCGCCAATGGCATCCACGTCCACTGGGCCGCCGATGGCGACGAGCACAACCGCATCGTCCACGGCATCCTGCAGCGGCACGGCGCACGCAAGCTGGTGAAAAGCAAGTCCATGCTCACCGAGGAATGCCACCTCAACCCCCACCTGGAAAAGCAAGGCATCGAAGTCATCGATACCGACCTCGGCGAGCGCATCGTCCAGCTTCAGGAGATGCCGCCCAGCCACATCGTCATGCCCGCCATCCACCTGAAGCGGGCTGAGGTGGGCGAGGTCTTTCACGAGCACCTCGGCACCCCCGCCGGGCTGGATGACCCGCAGCAGCTTACCGAGGCCGCACGCCAGCATTTGCGCAATCATTTCCTCACCGCCGATGCCGCCCTCACCGGGGTCAATTTCGCCGTGGCCGAGACCGGCGGCTTCGTCGTCTGCACCAATGAAGGCAATGCCGACATGGGGGCCCACCTCGCCCCCGTCCACATCGCCTGCATGGGCATTGAAAAGATCATCCCCCGGCAGGCCCACCTCGGAGTCTTCCTGCGCCTGCTCGCCCGCAGCGCCACCGGCCAGCCCAGCACCGTCTTCAGCTCCCATTTTTTAAAACCGCGCCCCGGCCAGGAGATGCACATCATCATTGTGGACAATGGCCGCAGCCGCCAGCTCGCCCGTAGCGACTACCGCAAATCCCTCGCCTGCATCCGCTGCGCCGCCTGTTTTAATACCTGCCCCGTTTACCGTCGCAGCGGCGGCTACAGCTACAGCTACTTCATCTCCGGCCCCATCGGCAGCATCCTCGCGCCCAATGTGGACAAAGCCGCCCACGCCAGCATGCCCTTCGCCTCCACCCTTTGCGGTTCCTGCACCGCCGTGTGCCCCGTGAAGATCGACATCCACGCCCAGCTCCTGAAATGGCGGCAGGACATCACCGCCGCAGGCCATGCCCCCTGGTGGAAAAAAGCCGCCATGCACACCACCGCCTTCGTCGTCCGCCGCCCCGCCCTCTTCCGCCTCGGCGGCTGGTTCATGCGCCGCACCACTCCGCTGCTGAATCTCCTCCGCCTCGATCCCTGGACCCAATCCCGCGACCTCCCCCCCGCCCCCACCCAGACCTTCCGCCAATGGCATAACCAACAGTCCAACAAAAAGTAG
- a CDS encoding LutC/YkgG family protein, whose product MSRATILAAVRQAQGSPTPSPEAPVAALRALPNEASLTDFIATLDLIGARVIRGHSFTEAATWLRENVPATAALASHVPQLPGTVDLTAVTDPHALDGIHTAILHARFGVCENGAVWLDETELGPHRVLPFIAEHLFIVLHAADLVPTLHHAYERIATIGSGFGLFLAGPSKTADIEQCLVIGAHGARGATIFILD is encoded by the coding sequence ATGAGCCGCGCCACCATCCTCGCCGCCGTCCGTCAAGCCCAGGGCAGCCCCACGCCCTCGCCCGAGGCCCCCGTGGCCGCCCTCCGTGCCTTGCCGAATGAGGCCTCCCTGACGGACTTCATCGCCACGCTGGACCTCATCGGCGCGCGTGTCATCCGCGGCCACAGCTTCACCGAGGCCGCCACTTGGCTGCGCGAAAACGTCCCCGCCACCGCCGCCCTCGCCTCCCACGTCCCGCAGCTCCCCGGCACCGTGGATCTCACCGCCGTCACCGATCCCCACGCGCTCGATGGCATCCACACCGCCATCCTCCACGCCCGCTTTGGCGTCTGTGAAAACGGCGCCGTCTGGCTGGATGAAACCGAGCTCGGCCCCCACCGCGTCCTCCCCTTCATTGCCGAGCACCTCTTCATCGTCCTCCACGCCGCCGATCTCGTCCCCACCCTGCACCACGCCTACGAGCGCATCGCCACCATCGGCAGCGGCTTCGGCCTCTTCCTCGCTGGTCCATCCAAGACCGCCGACATCGAACAATGCCTCGTCATCGGTGCCCACGGCGCACGCGGCGCCACCATCTTCATCCTCGATTAA
- a CDS encoding AraC family transcriptional regulator → MPASPPSLIETTCDGPKTARWVLEAADCRALATHRIARLGMDEAVPPYERVRLSPSGSFLMVCLSGSGRVLLDGRWHRVGPGTACMAPPRVPNAFHALPGKPWHFLWVRYDEPPFVTPLVSAASPVKVKVDAAQLHRIWAGLRGEWESTRDVKALHHWTELLQHHARRLAEPWRRDERLRRLWQDVETRLAEDWTLASLAHAAHVSEEHFRRLCWKELGRSPMAHLTSLRIQAAQEMLSNTQDKQEVIAQQIGYRSPIAFSRAFRRWAGCLPSDYRARV, encoded by the coding sequence GTGCCCGCCTCGCCCCCATCCCTCATCGAGACCACCTGCGACGGCCCCAAGACCGCCCGCTGGGTGCTGGAGGCCGCCGATTGCCGCGCCCTCGCCACCCACCGCATCGCCCGGCTCGGCATGGATGAAGCCGTGCCACCCTATGAGCGCGTGCGCCTTTCCCCCAGCGGCAGCTTCCTCATGGTCTGCCTCAGCGGCAGCGGCCGTGTCCTCCTGGATGGTCGCTGGCACCGTGTCGGCCCCGGCACCGCCTGCATGGCCCCGCCGCGCGTGCCCAATGCCTTTCACGCCCTGCCGGGCAAGCCCTGGCACTTCCTCTGGGTACGCTATGACGAGCCACCCTTTGTCACACCTTTGGTTAGCGCCGCTTCCCCCGTGAAGGTCAAGGTGGATGCCGCCCAGCTCCACCGCATCTGGGCCGGCCTGCGTGGCGAGTGGGAAAGCACCCGCGATGTGAAGGCCCTGCATCACTGGACCGAGCTCCTCCAGCACCACGCCCGCCGCCTCGCCGAACCCTGGCGTCGCGATGAACGCCTGCGCCGTCTCTGGCAGGACGTAGAAACCCGCCTAGCCGAGGACTGGACGCTCGCCTCCCTGGCCCACGCCGCCCACGTCAGTGAAGAGCACTTCCGCCGCCTCTGCTGGAAGGAACTGGGCCGCAGCCCCATGGCCCACCTCACCTCCCTCCGCATCCAGGCCGCCCAGGAGATGCTCAGCAACACCCAGGACAAGCAAGAGGTCATCGCCCAGCAGATCGGCTACCGCAGCCCCATCGCCTTCTCCCGCGCCTTCCGCCGCTGGGCCGGCTGCCTCCCCTCCGACTACCGCGCTCGGGTCTGA
- a CDS encoding phosphatase PAP2 family protein, translating to MIARSFELFLNQVRQWRKEPLIPAALLIIACGLLGFIEIAEEVQQKESHSYDEKILLAMREAGNPADPLGPPWMEEMGRDLTALGGFTILTGLTVVSMGLMLLYGRVRLSLLTLVAITGGMQASAWLKSLFGRPRPDLVPHGVLVTSASFPSGHAMMAAVVYLTLGVMLARTQPSRKVRLYIVSLSVIIALLVGCSRVYLGVHWPTDVLAGWTLGGAWAVTFGLIALKVDPRRPGDEGRGDEEAKALEESE from the coding sequence ATGATTGCGCGTTCGTTTGAACTTTTTCTGAATCAGGTGCGCCAGTGGCGCAAGGAGCCGCTGATCCCGGCGGCGCTGCTGATCATTGCCTGCGGGCTGCTGGGCTTTATCGAGATCGCGGAGGAGGTGCAGCAAAAGGAGTCGCACAGCTACGATGAGAAGATCCTGCTGGCGATGCGGGAGGCGGGGAATCCGGCGGATCCGCTGGGGCCGCCGTGGATGGAGGAGATGGGGCGGGACCTGACGGCGCTGGGGGGATTCACGATCCTGACGGGGCTGACGGTGGTCTCTATGGGGCTGATGCTGCTGTATGGCCGGGTGCGGTTGTCGCTGCTGACGCTGGTGGCCATCACGGGCGGGATGCAGGCCTCGGCGTGGTTGAAAAGTTTGTTTGGCCGCCCGCGCCCGGACCTGGTGCCGCATGGGGTGCTGGTGACGAGCGCCAGCTTTCCCAGTGGCCATGCGATGATGGCGGCGGTGGTGTATCTGACGCTGGGCGTGATGCTGGCGCGCACGCAGCCCAGCCGGAAGGTGCGGCTGTACATTGTGTCGCTATCGGTGATCATTGCGCTGCTGGTGGGTTGCAGCCGGGTGTATCTGGGCGTGCACTGGCCCACGGATGTGCTGGCGGGCTGGACGCTGGGCGGGGCCTGGGCGGTGACGTTTGGCCTCATCGCGCTGAAGGTGGACCCTCGCCGTCCTGGCGATGAGGGCCGTGGTGATGAGGAGGCGAAGGCGCTGGAAGAGAGTGAGTGA